A genomic region of Arachis hypogaea cultivar Tifrunner chromosome 5, arahy.Tifrunner.gnm2.J5K5, whole genome shotgun sequence contains the following coding sequences:
- the LOC112801752 gene encoding uncharacterized protein, which translates to MVDRDSSGVNMSIAASSMFPGFRFCPTDHELISYYLRKKLDGDEDSVQIISELELCTFEPWDLPEKSFIKSNDEWFFFSRRGRKYPNGSQNKRATKHGYWKVTGNERQIESGQNVIGTKRTLVFHVGRAPKGQRTEWIIHEYCINDKFQDSLVVCRLKRNTKFHASDSSNKASRKSGGGVSEGVTVQRSTCVPIQDRSNKASRKSSCGVSEEVTIQRSTCVPIQDRSNKASRKSSCGVSKGVTVQRSPCVPIQDRFNKASRKNCCGVSEEGVTIQRSTYVPIQDKEVGCSSKKGNNNNSSPSTTTQIESSRIVANEANPKASSDHSKVVDEVGYYAEINLVDIINLDETAL; encoded by the exons ATGGTGGATAGGGATTCAAGCGGAGTAAACATGTCAATAGCAGCTTCTTCCATGTTTCCTGGCTTTAGGTTCTGTCCCACTGACCATGAGTTGATCTCTTATTACCTCAGAAAAAAATTGGATGGTGACGAGGACAGTGTTCAGATTATTTCCGAGCTTGAactttgcacctttgagccttGGGATTTGCCTG AAAAATCGTTCATTAAATCAAACGATGAGTGGTTTTTTTTCTCGCGACGAGGGAGAAAGTATCCCAATGGTTCACAAAATAAAAGGGCTACTAAACATGGGTATTGGAAGGTCACAGGCAATGAACGACAGATAGAGTCTGGTCAAAATGTGATTGGTACCAAACGCACCTTGGTATTCCATGTCGGTCGAGCTCCTAAAGGCCAGAGAACTGAATGGATTATTCATGAGTACTGCATCAATGACAAATTTCAG GATTCTTTGGTGGTTTGTCGGCTCAAGAGAAACACAAAATTCCATGCTAGTGATAGTTCTAACAAAGCTTCACGCAAGAGTGGTGGTGGAGTCTCAGAAGGGGTTACAGTTCAAAGGAGCACTTGTGTGCCTATTCAAGATCGTTCTAATAAAGCTTCACGCAAGAGTAGTTGTGGAGTCTCAGAAGAGGTTACAATTCAAAGGAGCACTTGTGTGCCTATTCAAGATCGTTCTAACAAAGCTTCACGCAAGAGTAGTTGTGGAGTTTCGAAAGGGGTTACGGTTCAAAGGAGCCCTTGTGTGCCTATTCAAGATCGTTTTAACAAAGCTTCACGTAAGAATTGTTGTGGAGTCTCAGAAGAAGGGGTTACAATTCAAAGGAGCACTTATGTGCCTATTCAAGATAAAGAGGTTGGATGTAGTTCCAAGAAGGGTAACAATAATAATAGTTCTCCTTCTACTACTACCCAAATTGAATCCAGTCGTATAGTTGCCAATGAAGCCAATCCCAAAGCTTCTTCCGATCATTCTAAG GTGGTGGACGAAGTGGGTTATTATGCAGAGATCAACTTAGTTGATATCATCAACTTAGATGAAACAGCACTCTGA